A single genomic interval of Argopecten irradians isolate NY chromosome 8, Ai_NY, whole genome shotgun sequence harbors:
- the LOC138329281 gene encoding SAM pointed domain-containing Ets transcription factor-like: protein MQTEAEFPYINIYLSMCQSISGCSDTDDSVQNRDQKVPQGPFMTNQNDMLVSGFDNILVDELSMLEPVSDMCGSTPASHDQVCVPDSPKSFTDLDTQFYPEHVHIKQEKQEPMDFPPCEQLRSEQHMNVHVQPHHQQQQHQNGMLLKDDESLSRLVFGVMKQDIEHICGILRISQNPRYWSPDDVRKWLQWQAQEYCPNAIDVNMFKMNGLEFCNLTQEDFKIRTPAAWSNIYHQLEIWKSACTLDTPCMSQTTDFNCNQRFYPDFERIPIPAMSPSPSVSSDDSDDRSDNDEFSSICGVTSGCLPTESEHKQTIHLWQFLKELLLHPDNFSNCIKWVSQKEGIFKIEDSSRVAKLWGKRKNRPAMNYDKLSRSIRQYYKKGIIKKTTHSKRLVYQFCQPYL, encoded by the exons ATGCAAACAG aAGCTGAATTTCCCTACATCAACATTTACCTATCTATGTGTCAGAGCATCTCTGGGTGTTCAGATACAGATGATAGCGTGCAGAACAGAGACCAAAAG gtACCACAGGGTCCATTTATGACGAACCAAAATGATATGTTGGTATCCGGCTTTGACAACATTCTAGTCGATGAGTTGAGTATGTTGGAACCAGTTTCCGATATGTGCGGCAGTACACCTGCCTCGCACGACCAAGTTTGTGTTCCTGACAGTCCGAAAAGTTTCACGGATTTAGACACTCAATTTTACCCTGAACACGTGCATATTAAACAGGAGAAACAAGAACCGATGGACTTTCCTCCTTGTGAACAATTAAGATCTGAACAACATATGAATGTGCACGTACAGCCTCATCATCAACAGCAGCAACATCAGAATGGTATGCTGCTGAAGGATGACGAATCTCTCTCCCGGCTTGTCTTCGGTGTGATGAAACAAGATATTGAACACATTTGTGGAATCCTAAGAATCAGTCAAA ATCCTCGGTACTGGAGTCCCGATGATGTGCGAAAGTGGCTGCAGTGGCAGGCACAAGAGTATTGTCCAAATGCCATTGATGTCAATATGTTCAAGATGAACGGTCTAGAATTCTGCAATCTCACCCAGGAAGACTTTAAAATCAGAACTCCAGCTGCATGGTCCAACATTTATCACCAGCTCGAGATTTGGAAAAGTG CTTGCACATTAGATACGCCGTGTATGTCGCAGACGACAGATTTCAATTGTAATCAGAGGTTTTACCCTGACTTCGAGAGAATCCCTATCCCTGCAATGTCTCCTTCACCAAGTGTTTCTAGCGACGATAGCGATGATAGAAGTGATAACGATGAGTTCTCAAGCATTTGTGGAGTAACATCAG GTTGCCTTCCTACCGAATCGGAGCACAAACAGACGATACATCTGTGGCAGTTCCTGAAAGAGTTACTTCTACATCCAGACAACTTTTCTAATTGCATTAAATGGGTCAGTCAGAAGGAGGGAATATTCAAAATAGAGGATTCATCGCGAGTAGCAAAACTTTGGGGAAAGAGAAAGAACCGTCCTGCCATGAACTATGACAAACTCAGCCGATCCATCCGTCAATACTACAAGAAAGGCATCATCAAGAAGACAACCCACTCAAAAAGGCTTGTGTACCAGTTCTGTCAACCCTATCTGTGA